The sequence below is a genomic window from Candidatus Acidiferrales bacterium.
GACCAATCGTCAAAGAGGAACCGACTTTCATTTCCTGCTGAACGTCGCGGTTAAAAGCCTGGCCGGAAATGCCCACAAAAATCATAACCATCGCGAGATGCACGATATAGCCGCCGTAGCGGCGCGTATTGCGCATGGTCAATTGACCGACGGAGACAAAAAGGTTTTCGCCGCTGCGAACGGAAAGGACGCGCGCGCCACGGAAAAACTCCGAGAAAATCGTAAGCGTCACGAAAACGCCGAGGATAAGGCAGATGAGGGCGTAGAAATTGTTGTCACCGAACGCAAACGCAACGATGCCTGCGAGAAGGCCGCCAGCGAGGGGCCAGGCGAAATTGCGTTTGAGGCTCGAAAGCGACGTTCTGCGCCAGGCGAGGAGCGGGCCTACACCAGTCAGGAATAGCAGGAAAAGGGCGATGGGGATGTTCACTTTGTTGAAGAAAGGCGGGCCGACGGTGATCTTGCTACCCTCAATCCACTCGGAGAGGACCGGGAAAAGCGTGCCCCAGAGTACGGCGAAGCAGGCGGCGAGAAGAATCAGATTATTGAACAGGAAGCTCGATTCGCGGGAAACCACGGAATCGAGCTGATTGTCGGTCCGCAGATAGTCGCGATTTTTCCAATAAGCAACGAAGCAGACGACGAAAATCAACGCAAGGAAGCTGAAAAACCAAGAGCCAATCGACGATTGAGCAAAAGCGTGGACCGAACTGACGATGCCGGAGCGCGTCAGCGATGTTCCAAGGATGCTCAGCATGAAGGTGATGAAAACGAGCCAGACATTCCAGACGCGCATCATGCCGCGTTTTTCCTGCATCATGACGGAATGCAAGAAGGCGGTTTCCGTGATCCACGGCAGAAGCGAAGCGTTTTCGACGGGATCCCACGCCCAATAACCGCCCCAGCCGAGCACTTGATAGGCCCAGTGACCACCAAGCAGGATGCCGACGCTCAGAAAAGCCCAACCGACCATGGTCCAGCGGCGCGTAATGTGAATCCACTTTTCGCCGGGATAGCGGCCGAGCAGAGCGGCCAGCGCGAACGCAAAAGGAACCGTGCAGCCCGTGTAACCGAGATACAGCATTGGCGGATGGATGACCATCTCGGAGTACTGAAGCAGCGGCGTCAGACCGTGGCCGTCGGCCAGGGTGACAACATGCGTGGCCCCGGCAGCGCTGACCGTCCCCACAAGGCTGAAGGGGCTGGCCACGAAATTGTTCAAAATCAGGAAAAACAATTGAATGCCGCCGAGAATGACGCCGACGAACGGCATCAGCTCGGGATGCTTTTTGCGGTTGGAGAAAATTGCGATGAAGGCATAGATTGAGAGCAGCCAGCTCCAGAACAGCATGGAGCCTTCCTGCCCGGCCCATAAGGCCGCAAATT
It includes:
- a CDS encoding heme lyase CcmF/NrfE family subunit — encoded protein: MDIIGSFALVLALLAAGYAFAAGIVGIRTRRALVTRSALNAGMVTFPLVTVGVAALLTLFFRNDFSSAYVAEHSNRALPLFYKFAALWAGQEGSMLFWSWLLSIYAFIAIFSNRKKHPELMPFVGVILGGIQLFFLILNNFVASPFSLVGTVSAAGATHVVTLADGHGLTPLLQYSEMVIHPPMLYLGYTGCTVPFAFALAALLGRYPGEKWIHITRRWTMVGWAFLSVGILLGGHWAYQVLGWGGYWAWDPVENASLLPWITETAFLHSVMMQEKRGMMRVWNVWLVFITFMLSILGTSLTRSGIVSSVHAFAQSSIGSWFFSFLALIFVVCFVAYWKNRDYLRTDNQLDSVVSRESSFLFNNLILLAACFAVLWGTLFPVLSEWIEGSKITVGPPFFNKVNIPIALFLLFLTGVGPLLAWRRTSLSSLKRNFAWPLAGGLLAGIVAFAFGDNNFYALICLILGVFVTLTIFSEFFRGARVLSVRSGENLFVSVGQLTMRNTRRYGGYIVHLAMVMIFVGISGQAFNRDVQQEMKVGSSLTIGPYQLVAQNFDETSNANYTADRATVEVLENGKSIMMLYPERRLYTASGITQTVVALHSTLARDLYVVYAGTSPQDNTPVLHVYLNPLVKWIWLGGLVLVLGTVLALIPSRQLQIALHAAPEMSPAESRRVPVAVVHPGDD